Proteins encoded within one genomic window of Amorphoplanes friuliensis DSM 7358:
- a CDS encoding SDR family oxidoreductase yields the protein MELINATAFVTGANRGLGREIATQLLGRGAKVYAGVRDPAALDLPGAVPVQLDVTDAASVQRAAEVANDATLVVNNAGIYTRERFLDGDTDLIHREMEVNYFGPLAVIRSFTPVIEANGGGAFLNILSVVSWFHPVDFGPYAAAKAASWALSNATREELAPRGIAVSAVHVGFLDTEMVAHLEGIPKLSPGDVARTALDGLAKGENEILVDDFTRSIKASLS from the coding sequence ATGGAACTCATCAACGCCACGGCCTTCGTCACCGGCGCCAACCGCGGTCTCGGCCGGGAAATCGCCACTCAACTACTGGGCCGCGGAGCCAAGGTGTACGCGGGCGTCCGCGACCCCGCAGCGCTCGACCTTCCGGGCGCCGTGCCGGTCCAGCTCGACGTCACCGACGCGGCCTCGGTACAACGCGCCGCCGAGGTGGCGAACGACGCCACCCTCGTGGTGAACAACGCCGGCATCTACACCCGCGAACGCTTCCTCGACGGAGACACCGACCTCATCCACCGCGAGATGGAAGTCAACTACTTCGGCCCGCTCGCGGTCATCCGCTCTTTCACCCCGGTCATCGAGGCCAACGGAGGCGGCGCGTTCCTCAACATCCTGTCGGTGGTCTCCTGGTTCCACCCGGTCGACTTCGGGCCCTATGCCGCCGCCAAGGCCGCGAGCTGGGCGCTGAGCAACGCCACCCGTGAGGAGCTGGCACCTCGTGGCATCGCGGTCAGCGCCGTCCACGTCGGATTCCTCGACACCGAGATGGTGGCCCACCTGGAAGGCATCCCGAAACTCAGCCCCGGCGACGTGGCCCGGACCGCCCTCGACGGCCTGGCGAAGGGCGAGAACGAGATCCTGGTCGACGATTTCACCCGCAGCATCAAGGCCTCCCTCTCCTGA
- a CDS encoding TetR/AcrR family transcriptional regulator: MVDVAAHLFRGRGIAGVSVADVMAEAGLTPGGFYKQFASKDALIAEAVRAAFAEQEPTLAVPGDEASRRAFVDRYLSEEHRDHPDQGCPCAGFGGDLARGPHEARQAFTEGVEADARHLARDDEDGLADLCTLVGAIILARATGGTDLSGRILAAARSALQ; this comes from the coding sequence GTGGTCGACGTCGCCGCGCACCTGTTCCGTGGGCGCGGCATTGCCGGCGTCAGTGTGGCCGACGTGATGGCCGAGGCGGGCCTCACTCCTGGGGGCTTCTACAAACAGTTCGCCTCCAAGGACGCGCTGATCGCCGAGGCGGTCCGTGCCGCCTTCGCCGAGCAGGAGCCGACGCTCGCCGTGCCGGGTGACGAAGCGAGCCGGCGGGCCTTCGTGGACCGGTACCTGTCGGAGGAGCATCGGGATCATCCCGACCAGGGTTGCCCTTGTGCGGGATTCGGCGGTGACCTCGCTCGCGGGCCGCATGAGGCGCGGCAGGCGTTCACCGAGGGCGTCGAGGCGGACGCGCGGCACCTGGCCCGCGACGACGAGGACGGCTTGGCGGATCTCTGCACCCTGGTCGGCGCGATCATCCTGGCCCGTGCGACCGGCGGCACCGACCTGTCCGGCCGCATTCTGGCAGCCGCCCGCAGCGCGCTGCAGTAG
- a CDS encoding TIGR00374 family protein codes for MAAVLILLVVELVAGWPALTDALHQVRTPHLGWLALVVLAELAAMSAYAHMQRRLLRSAGVRTSYRDNARLVYAAHSLNETLPGGPAFSTQFNFRHLRRLGAGPAVASWVIALSGILSTAALAVITTGGALAAGGATDWPRLAGLLAAAGLIAVGVRQLTAHPRAAEALIRRPLAAVNRLRRRPQDAGRERITGYLSQLRAARLSPADGIVVAGSAVLNWVLDAAALWLCFYAVGGRPPSATVVLLAFGAAMAAGSVTIVPGGLGIVDGALVLGLAMAGLALPTVVAAVVLYRIVSFGFIIGLGWVSWFRLRLCPDQPVAASSPRPSTARSGPRTSISRLAVCPQRAALPTYVGTA; via the coding sequence GTGGCTGCGGTACTGATCCTGCTGGTGGTGGAGCTCGTGGCCGGATGGCCGGCGCTGACCGACGCGCTGCACCAGGTACGGACGCCGCACCTTGGCTGGCTGGCCCTGGTGGTCCTGGCGGAGCTGGCCGCGATGAGCGCCTACGCCCACATGCAACGACGGCTGCTGCGCTCGGCCGGCGTCCGGACCTCGTACCGGGACAACGCCCGGCTGGTGTATGCCGCGCACTCGCTCAACGAGACGCTGCCGGGCGGACCGGCGTTCTCCACGCAGTTCAACTTCCGGCACCTGCGGCGTCTCGGTGCCGGCCCGGCGGTCGCCTCCTGGGTGATCGCACTGTCCGGAATCCTGTCCACCGCCGCTCTCGCGGTGATCACCACCGGGGGAGCGCTGGCCGCCGGCGGCGCCACCGACTGGCCGCGCCTTGCCGGTCTGCTGGCGGCCGCCGGGCTGATCGCCGTCGGCGTACGGCAGCTCACCGCGCATCCCCGGGCGGCTGAAGCGCTGATCCGCCGTCCGCTGGCCGCGGTGAACCGGCTGCGCCGGCGCCCGCAGGACGCAGGACGCGAACGCATCACCGGTTACCTGAGCCAGCTGCGTGCCGCCCGGCTGAGTCCGGCGGACGGGATCGTCGTAGCCGGGTCGGCCGTGCTCAACTGGGTGCTCGACGCCGCCGCCCTGTGGTTGTGCTTCTACGCCGTGGGCGGGCGTCCGCCTTCGGCCACGGTCGTCCTGCTCGCCTTCGGCGCGGCGATGGCCGCCGGATCCGTCACCATCGTCCCGGGCGGTCTCGGCATCGTCGACGGCGCTTTGGTGCTCGGTCTGGCCATGGCCGGTCTGGCGCTGCCCACGGTGGTCGCGGCCGTGGTGCTCTACCGCATCGTCAGCTTCGGTTTCATCATCGGTCTCGGCTGGGTCTCCTGGTTCCGGCTGCGGCTGTGCCCCGACCAGCCGGTCGCCGCGTCGTCGCCGAGGCCGTCAACGGCGCGTAGCGGCCCGCGGACCAGCATCAGCCGTCTGGCCGTCTGCCCCCAGCGCGCGGCGCTGCCGACGTACGTCGGAACCGCCTGA
- a CDS encoding SRPBCC family protein has protein sequence MPTIHLTRTIRVTPEQFVAAVTDFGPGRSKIFGNTSDEVLEVHGLGETTADVTEGTKAGWERLHYDWLNPHRVTMTTVDSNLWGGSSGHTYELVPQGDGTTRLDVTIVREGKNVAGRLAGLLVGSIAKGALGKAVSNTVTAIEQRYGVRS, from the coding sequence ATGCCGACCATTCATCTGACTCGGACGATCCGGGTCACGCCGGAGCAGTTCGTCGCAGCGGTCACCGACTTCGGGCCGGGACGGTCGAAGATCTTCGGCAACACCTCGGACGAGGTCCTCGAGGTGCACGGGCTCGGGGAGACCACGGCGGACGTCACCGAGGGCACCAAGGCCGGTTGGGAGCGGTTGCACTACGACTGGTTGAACCCGCACCGGGTCACCATGACGACAGTCGACTCCAACCTGTGGGGCGGCTCCTCGGGGCACACCTACGAGCTCGTGCCGCAGGGCGACGGAACCACGCGACTGGACGTGACCATCGTCCGGGAGGGCAAGAACGTCGCGGGACGCCTGGCCGGCCTGCTGGTCGGCAGCATCGCCAAAGGCGCCCTCGGCAAAGCGGTGAGCAACACCGTCACGGCTATCGAGCAGCGGTACGGCGTCCGGAGCTAG
- a CDS encoding TetR/AcrR family transcriptional regulator, whose protein sequence is MVTEGAGSGRRRRHGQELEAALVTAGWDELVEAGYARLTMESVAVRARTSEAVLYRRWPNKDQLVLAALEHHRDTHPVADPDTGTLRGDLLAQLTAVGEALAGFFAIAAAAAFSGLLAGTGLTPAQVRDQLMGHHQLPPVRPLYQRAHDRGEISLQRTPAAVLDLPFDLVRHDLLMNLEAPSAARIGAIVDDLFLPLVHLHRGR, encoded by the coding sequence ATGGTCACTGAAGGTGCTGGATCCGGACGTCGTCGCCGGCACGGCCAAGAGCTCGAAGCGGCCCTGGTCACCGCCGGTTGGGACGAGCTGGTCGAGGCCGGGTACGCCCGCCTGACGATGGAGTCGGTCGCCGTCCGCGCCCGCACGAGCGAGGCCGTGCTCTACCGCCGCTGGCCCAACAAGGACCAACTCGTGCTGGCCGCTCTCGAGCACCATCGCGACACCCACCCGGTGGCGGATCCGGACACCGGCACCCTGCGCGGTGATCTGCTGGCCCAGCTGACCGCGGTCGGGGAAGCCCTGGCGGGCTTCTTCGCCATTGCCGCGGCCGCCGCGTTCTCCGGGCTGCTGGCCGGCACCGGCCTCACCCCGGCGCAGGTCCGCGACCAGCTCATGGGCCACCACCAACTGCCGCCGGTGCGGCCCCTCTATCAGCGCGCCCACGACCGCGGCGAGATCTCCCTGCAGCGCACCCCGGCCGCGGTCCTCGACCTTCCCTTCGACCTGGTACGCCACGACCTGCTCATGAATCTCGAAGCACCGAGCGCCGCCCGCATCGGAGCGATAGTCGACGACCTCTTCCTGCCCCTCGTACACCTCCATCGAGGGCGCTGA
- a CDS encoding FAD-dependent oxidoreductase, whose protein sequence is MTTDTVLIVGAGPTGLTLACELARRGIPFRLIEAAKDPQPGSRGKGVQPRTLEVFDDLGIVDRVLAHGRMAMPIRSTGPDGRVTLSGAEPAGKNPGIPYPASLITPEWRVKEALRLRLAELGGAVEFGTALAGFEQSDEGVSAKVVSGGVTATITAHWLVGCDGGHSVVRKLAGVAFVGETREDVRMIVADVEVDGLDCDAWYVWRHEEGLVNLCPMPSTSVFQYQAGVAPGERPELDVATMQAILERRTGRSDIRLHEPRWSSLWRANIRLADRYREGRVFLAGDAAHIHSPAGGQGMNTGIQDAYNLGWKLAAVAGGTASPALLDSYEAERRPVAVGVLALSNARLEQAIREKTVPTRRDADTTQLGISYRGSSLARDDRAATAPLRAGDRAPDAVLTTVQGERRLFDLTRGTHFTLLSFGSTPAIGATPNDVRVLGVGPRPAGPDDIADTDGGLAAAYGATGNTLVLIRPDGYIAMISDSGNGAALRRHLSAMS, encoded by the coding sequence ATGACGACCGACACCGTTCTGATCGTGGGCGCAGGTCCCACCGGCCTCACGCTGGCCTGCGAGCTCGCCCGCCGCGGGATCCCGTTCCGCCTCATCGAGGCCGCCAAAGATCCGCAGCCGGGCTCCCGCGGTAAAGGGGTCCAGCCACGCACCCTCGAGGTGTTCGACGATCTCGGCATCGTCGACCGCGTCCTGGCCCACGGCCGGATGGCGATGCCGATCCGGTCGACCGGCCCCGACGGCCGGGTGACGCTCAGCGGTGCCGAGCCGGCCGGCAAGAACCCCGGGATCCCGTACCCGGCCAGCCTGATCACGCCGGAGTGGCGCGTGAAGGAAGCGCTGCGCCTGCGGCTGGCCGAGCTCGGCGGTGCCGTCGAGTTCGGCACTGCGCTCGCCGGCTTCGAGCAGTCGGACGAAGGCGTGTCGGCGAAGGTGGTCAGCGGCGGCGTGACCGCGACGATCACCGCGCACTGGCTGGTCGGCTGCGACGGCGGGCACAGCGTCGTCCGCAAGCTCGCTGGTGTCGCCTTCGTGGGGGAGACCCGCGAGGACGTACGGATGATCGTCGCCGATGTCGAGGTCGACGGCCTGGATTGTGATGCCTGGTACGTGTGGCGGCACGAGGAGGGCCTCGTCAACCTCTGCCCGATGCCTTCGACCTCGGTGTTCCAGTACCAGGCCGGTGTGGCGCCGGGCGAGCGGCCCGAGCTCGACGTGGCCACCATGCAGGCGATCCTGGAACGCCGCACCGGCCGCAGCGACATCCGCCTGCACGAACCCCGGTGGTCGTCGCTGTGGCGCGCCAACATCCGTCTTGCCGACCGGTACCGCGAAGGCCGGGTGTTCCTCGCCGGGGACGCCGCGCACATTCACTCGCCCGCCGGCGGCCAGGGGATGAACACCGGCATCCAGGACGCGTACAACCTGGGCTGGAAGCTCGCGGCGGTCGCCGGCGGCACCGCCTCGCCGGCGCTGCTGGACAGCTACGAGGCCGAACGGCGACCGGTCGCCGTGGGGGTGCTCGCACTGTCGAACGCGCGCCTCGAGCAGGCGATCAGGGAGAAGACCGTTCCGACGCGCCGCGACGCCGACACGACTCAGCTCGGCATCAGCTACCGCGGCTCCTCCCTGGCCCGCGACGACCGCGCCGCAACGGCCCCGCTGCGCGCCGGCGACCGCGCTCCCGATGCGGTTCTGACCACGGTGCAAGGCGAACGACGGTTGTTCGACCTGACCCGCGGCACGCACTTCACCTTGCTGAGCTTCGGAAGTACCCCGGCGATCGGCGCCACACCGAACGACGTACGGGTCCTGGGTGTCGGCCCACGTCCGGCCGGTCCGGACGACATCGCCGACACCGATGGGGGTCTTGCCGCTGCCTATGGCGCAACCGGAAACACCCTGGTGCTGATCCGTCCCGACGGCTACATCGCGATGATCTCCGACAGCGGCAACGGTGCGGCATTACGGCGTCATCTCTCCGCGATGAGCTGA